In Apium graveolens cultivar Ventura chromosome 10, ASM990537v1, whole genome shotgun sequence, the following are encoded in one genomic region:
- the LOC141692548 gene encoding putative RNA polymerase II subunit B1 CTD phosphatase RPAP2 homolog, protein MADKALVSVADTIYELQKHLFETIQTEAQLHTAGSLMSKNDFKHVITERSIAKSCGYPLCPNPLSSNHVKSKGKYHISLREHRVYDLEEMRMYCSTKCLVESQAFLGTLQDERSTVLDESKIEEILGLFVEKVDGGVEKGSKGGEEMRIKENVAVEHGIVVVGDANAIEGYVPRSSRVGDGKNRKQVVKPPRKKKPAEKIDMKFSEVDFMSTIITQDEYSVSKVPSQLKANDFGLEVNGSESGYRFREMNDQSVELGTSSARASSSSKSECEGPKQEGSVVDMIDNLSISDVSGNACQGGAGVNVMAAEKGAHSGNTAECNASLPKTSLKSSSSKNVTRTVTWADEKSIGNRTLSEVGELEDKKHDSKGLNQVNMEEYDSLRLESAEACALALSQAAEAVASGDSDVPDAVSEAGIIVMPPPMYEEPMDADIDMDLEPAAIKWPNKQGITASDFFDNSDDSWYDDIPEGFSLNLSPFASMYMVLFSWMSSSSLAYIYGRDGSSHEEFLSANGREYPRRVIAMDNRSSEIKLAVAEFLSRTLPELVNDLRLPVPVSTLEKGMSYLLDTMSFMDPVPPFGTKQWHVIIFLFLDALSVSRVPSIASYMPSNRKLLQKVLAGANISEEEYGLMKDLVLPLGRVAYFSAQSGG, encoded by the exons ATGGCGGACAAAGCACTAGTCTCCGTAGCAGACACAATCTACGAGCTCCAAAAGCACCTCTTCGAGACCATCCAAACGGAAGCCCAATTACACACTGCCGGTTCATTAATGTCCAAGAACGATTTCAAACACGTAATCACCGAACGATCAATCGCCAAATCTTGTGGATATCCACTTTGCCCCAATCCCTTATCATCCAATCATGTTAAAAGTAAAGGAAAGTATCATATTTCGTTGAGAGAGCATAGAGTTTACGATCTTGAAGAGATGCGCATGTACTGTTCGACGAAATGTCTAGTCGAGAGTCAGGCGTTTTTGGGGACTTTGCAGGATGAGAGAAGTACGGTGCTTGATGAGAGTAAAATTGAGGAGATTTTGGGGTTGTTTGTAGAGAAGGTTGATGGTGGGGTTGAGAAGGGAAGTAAAGGGGGTGAGGAGATGAGGATTAAGGAGAATGTGGCGGTGGAGCATGGAATTGTTGTTGTTGGGGATGCGAATGCGATTGAGGGGTATGTTCCGAGGAGTTCGAGAGTGGGTGATGGAAAGAATCGGAAACAAG TGGTTAAACCTCCTAGGAAGAAGAAGCCTGCTGAGAAAATTGACATGAAATTCAGTGAGGTTGACTTTATGAGTACCATTATTACTCAAGATGAGTATAGTGTATCGAAAGTACCATCACAGTTAAAGGCTAATGATTTTGGTTTAGAAGTTAATGGTTCGGAGAGTGGATATAGGTTTCGAGAAATGAATGATCAGTCTGTGGAATTGGGAACGTCTTCTGCTCGTGCTTCGAGCAGTTCAAAAAGTGAATGTGAAGGGCCGAAACAGGAAGGGAGTGTTGTTGATATGATTGATAATCTTAGTATATCGGATGTGTCTGGGAATGCTTGTCAGGGTGGAGCTGGGGTGAATGTTATGGCAGCAGAGAAGGGAGCTCATAGTGGAAACACAGCTGAATGTAATGCTTCCCTGCCAAAGACTTCTTTGAAATCGTCAAGTTCAAAGAATGTTACACGCACTGTTACATGGGCTGATGAGAAGAGTATTGGCAATAGAACACTTTCTGAAGTTGGTGAGTTGGAAGATAAAAAACATGATTCGAAGGGCCTCAATCAAGTAAATATGGAAGAATACGATTCATTAAGATTAGAATCAGCAGAAGCTTGTGCACTGGCACTGAGCCAAGCAGCGGAAGCTGTTGCATCCGGAGATTCTGATGTCCCTGATGCAG TTTCCGAAGCAGGAATAATTGTAATGCCCCCACCAATGTACGAAGAACCAATGGATGCAGACATTGATATGGACTTGGAACCGGCAGCTATAAAGTGGCCAAATAAACAGGGCATTACAGCTTCTGATTTTTTTGATAACTCTGATGATTCTTGGTATGATGATATTCCAGAAGGATTTAGTTTAAAT TTGTCGCCATTTGCATCAATGTATATGGTGCTCTTTTCATGGATGTCGTCATCTTCATTGGCTTATATATATGGGCGGGATGGAAGTTCCCATGAAGAGTTTCTCTCCGCTAATGGAAGGGAATACCCCCGTAGAGTAATAGCCATGGATAATCGTTCTTCTGAAATTAAGCTGGCTGTTGCTGAATTTCTTTCCCGTACTTTGCCAGAGCTTGTTAATGATCTTAGACTCCCAGTACCAGTATCAACGTTGGAGAAGGGAATG TCCTACTTGCTGGACACAATGTCCTTTATGGATCCAGTTCCTCCATTCGGAACAAAGCAGTGGCACGTGATTATCTTTTTGTTTCTTGATGCGCTCTCTGTTTCCAGGGTTCCTTCAATTGCTTCATATATGCCAAGCAACAGAAAATTGCTTCAGAAG GTGTTGGCTGGTGCAAATATAAGTGAAGAAGAGTATGGGCTTATGAAGGATCTAGTACTTCCACTTGGCCGAGTGGCTTACTTTTCTGCACAAAGTGGAGGATAA